One segment of Rosa chinensis cultivar Old Blush chromosome 6, RchiOBHm-V2, whole genome shotgun sequence DNA contains the following:
- the LOC112169284 gene encoding glutamate receptor 2.9-like: protein MWECFLTCILGLGNWGSAASTWPSPTSMPLMLTTVLGWSYTKGTPRKMLLLQLVQDFTFETAGTYNDLVYQVFLGNYDAAVGDITIRANRSLYVDFTLPYTESGISMIVPIKDKNDAKNTWVFF, encoded by the exons ATGTGGGAGTGCTTCTTGACTTGCATACTGGGTTTGGGAAATTGGGGCTCCGCTGCATCAACATGGCCCTCTCCGACTTCTATGCCTCTCATGCTTACTACCGTACTAGGCTGGTCCTACACAAAAGGGACTCCGCGAAAGATGTTGTTGTTGCAGCTGGTGCAG GATTTCACCTTTGAAACAGCTGGTACTTACAATGATTTGGTTTATCAAGTGTTTCTTGGG AACTATGATGCTGCAGTTGGTGATATTACCATTAGAGCAAATAGATCCTTGTATGTCGACTTCACATTGCCATACACAGAATCTGGGATATCAATGATAGTGCCTATCAAAGATAAAAATGACGCTAAAAACACATGGGTGTTCTTTTAG
- the LOC112169283 gene encoding uncharacterized protein LOC112169283 isoform X2 gives MADKPSRALVLYGDGLAPFVNPSHTRLHSLASKASCGFLSLPNAPPSESEDERIVREFAVLVDAYEAYTNTSGSTTKEEGGEKSTISERFMGMKAAIVTNNSNLKSFGTKLGFSVLPNDGFIKSSEAQAELPVDSVASELLKLLGFQEGKTLESSRYDLVFVHVGAGEVNVKNDKAIADDVEYPNALIGAIMNIGKPGTEISLRLHLSVVMSYGGTSEKDDPDLSFSISKDNSNLSKLVPHQSYTMKGEVPRKDVRHHSPMLLAQWQYAVTRKDMAETFSFKDFKELF, from the exons ATGGCAGACAAGCCAAGCCGAGCTCTGGTTCTGTACGGAGATGGGTTGGCGCCTTTCGTCAATCCATCACACACCCGTCTCCATTCTCTGGCTTCCAAAGCTTCCTGTGGCTTCTTGAGCCTCCCCAATGCTCCTCCCTCAG AAAGCGAGGATGAGAGAATAGTTAGAGAGTTTGCAGTACTGGTGGATGCATATGAAGCCTACACTAATACA AGTGGAAGTACCACCAAAGAAGAAGGTGGGGAAAAATCCACCATATCTGAAAG ATTCATGGGGATGAAAGCTGCTATAGTTACAAacaattcaaatttgaagtctTTTGGTACCAAACTTGGTTTCAGCGTGTTGCCAAATGATGGTTTTATCAAAAGCAGTGAGGCTCAAGCTGAGCTGCCAGTTGATTCTGTGGCATCTGAATTGCTGAAGTTGCTTGGATTTCAAGAAGGAAAGACACTGGAGTCGAGTCGGTATGATTTAGTGTTTGTGCATGTTGGGGCTGGTGAGGTGAATGTTAAGAATGACAAGGCTATTGCAGATGATGTGGAGTATCCCAATGCTTTGATTGGTGCTATAATGAATATAGGCAAACCTGGAACTGAAATCAGTCTCCGTTTGCACTTGTCTGTTGTAATGAGCTATGGGGGTACCTCGGAGAAAGATGATCCCGACTTGTCGTTTTCAATCAGTAAAGATAACTCCAATCTTTCAAAGCTCGTTCCTCACCAAAGTTATACCATGAAAGGAGAGGTTCCGCGGAAGGATGTCAG GCACCATTCCCCAATGTTACTGGCTCAGTGGCAATATGCTGTCACCCGCAAGGACATGGCAGAGACATTCTCTTTTAAAGATTTCAAGGAG CTCTTCTAG
- the LOC112169283 gene encoding uncharacterized protein LOC112169283 isoform X1: MADKPSRALVLYGDGLAPFVNPSHTRLHSLASKASCGFLSLPNAPPSESEDERIVREFAVLVDAYEAYTNTSGSTTKEEGGEKSTISERFMGMKAAIVTNNSNLKSFGTKLGFSVLPNDGFIKSSEAQAELPVDSVASELLKLLGFQEGKTLESSRYDLVFVHVGAGEVNVKNDKAIADDVEYPNALIGAIMNIGKPGTEISLRLHLSVVMSYGGTSEKDDPDLSFSISKDNSNLSKLVPHQSYTMKGEVPRKDVRHHSPMLLAQWQYAVTRKDMAETFSFKDFKEHGGNLVIPADRFLHEVAFKLWKAPKYGA; the protein is encoded by the exons ATGGCAGACAAGCCAAGCCGAGCTCTGGTTCTGTACGGAGATGGGTTGGCGCCTTTCGTCAATCCATCACACACCCGTCTCCATTCTCTGGCTTCCAAAGCTTCCTGTGGCTTCTTGAGCCTCCCCAATGCTCCTCCCTCAG AAAGCGAGGATGAGAGAATAGTTAGAGAGTTTGCAGTACTGGTGGATGCATATGAAGCCTACACTAATACA AGTGGAAGTACCACCAAAGAAGAAGGTGGGGAAAAATCCACCATATCTGAAAG ATTCATGGGGATGAAAGCTGCTATAGTTACAAacaattcaaatttgaagtctTTTGGTACCAAACTTGGTTTCAGCGTGTTGCCAAATGATGGTTTTATCAAAAGCAGTGAGGCTCAAGCTGAGCTGCCAGTTGATTCTGTGGCATCTGAATTGCTGAAGTTGCTTGGATTTCAAGAAGGAAAGACACTGGAGTCGAGTCGGTATGATTTAGTGTTTGTGCATGTTGGGGCTGGTGAGGTGAATGTTAAGAATGACAAGGCTATTGCAGATGATGTGGAGTATCCCAATGCTTTGATTGGTGCTATAATGAATATAGGCAAACCTGGAACTGAAATCAGTCTCCGTTTGCACTTGTCTGTTGTAATGAGCTATGGGGGTACCTCGGAGAAAGATGATCCCGACTTGTCGTTTTCAATCAGTAAAGATAACTCCAATCTTTCAAAGCTCGTTCCTCACCAAAGTTATACCATGAAAGGAGAGGTTCCGCGGAAGGATGTCAG GCACCATTCCCCAATGTTACTGGCTCAGTGGCAATATGCTGTCACCCGCAAGGACATGGCAGAGACATTCTCTTTTAAAGATTTCAAGGAG CATGGTGGAAATCTTGTAATACCGGCAGATAGATTTCTGCACGAAGTAGCCTTCAAACTTTGGAAGGCCCCCAAATATGGAGCATGA
- the LOC112169283 gene encoding uncharacterized protein LOC112169283 isoform X3, protein MLLPQIAESEDERIVREFAVLVDAYEAYTNTSGSTTKEEGGEKSTISERFMGMKAAIVTNNSNLKSFGTKLGFSVLPNDGFIKSSEAQAELPVDSVASELLKLLGFQEGKTLESSRYDLVFVHVGAGEVNVKNDKAIADDVEYPNALIGAIMNIGKPGTEISLRLHLSVVMSYGGTSEKDDPDLSFSISKDNSNLSKLVPHQSYTMKGEVPRKDVRHHSPMLLAQWQYAVTRKDMAETFSFKDFKEHGGNLVIPADRFLHEVAFKLWKAPKYGA, encoded by the exons ATGCTCCTCCCTCAG ATTGCAGAAAGCGAGGATGAGAGAATAGTTAGAGAGTTTGCAGTACTGGTGGATGCATATGAAGCCTACACTAATACA AGTGGAAGTACCACCAAAGAAGAAGGTGGGGAAAAATCCACCATATCTGAAAG ATTCATGGGGATGAAAGCTGCTATAGTTACAAacaattcaaatttgaagtctTTTGGTACCAAACTTGGTTTCAGCGTGTTGCCAAATGATGGTTTTATCAAAAGCAGTGAGGCTCAAGCTGAGCTGCCAGTTGATTCTGTGGCATCTGAATTGCTGAAGTTGCTTGGATTTCAAGAAGGAAAGACACTGGAGTCGAGTCGGTATGATTTAGTGTTTGTGCATGTTGGGGCTGGTGAGGTGAATGTTAAGAATGACAAGGCTATTGCAGATGATGTGGAGTATCCCAATGCTTTGATTGGTGCTATAATGAATATAGGCAAACCTGGAACTGAAATCAGTCTCCGTTTGCACTTGTCTGTTGTAATGAGCTATGGGGGTACCTCGGAGAAAGATGATCCCGACTTGTCGTTTTCAATCAGTAAAGATAACTCCAATCTTTCAAAGCTCGTTCCTCACCAAAGTTATACCATGAAAGGAGAGGTTCCGCGGAAGGATGTCAG GCACCATTCCCCAATGTTACTGGCTCAGTGGCAATATGCTGTCACCCGCAAGGACATGGCAGAGACATTCTCTTTTAAAGATTTCAAGGAG CATGGTGGAAATCTTGTAATACCGGCAGATAGATTTCTGCACGAAGTAGCCTTCAAACTTTGGAAGGCCCCCAAATATGGAGCATGA